Below is a genomic region from Leifsonia sp. Root112D2.
GATCGGCAAGGATGCCGGCGTCGCGCTCGACTACGCCCTGGCCGGCTCCATCTCGAGTCTCGAGACGGGTCGCGCCGCATACAGCCTGCTGCTCTCCGCATCCGGTGGCATCATCGACGATCTCGTGGTCTACCGCACGGGCGAGGACCGCTTCATGGTGGTCGCGAACGCCGCCAACCGCGAGATAGTCGCCGCCGAGTTGCACACGCGCACGAGTGCCTTCGATGCCGAATCGTTCGACGAGAGCGACGACATCGCCCTTGTCGCCATCCAGGGGCCCGCTTCGCTGGGCATTCTGCGAGAGCTGCCGAATCTCGCGATCGAGGGCGGGCATCCGGATGGCGAGGACGTGGCCGGGGTATTGGGGGCGCTGCGCTACTACCGCGCGGTCTCGGCGCTGCTCGAGGGGCACCCATTGCTGATCGCCCGCACCGGCTACACGGGCGAAGACGGTTTCGAGCTCTACCTGGCGCCCGAGCAGGCTCCCGCCCTGTGGGATGCCCTGCTGGAGCTCGGTGCCGACCGAGGCCTCGTGCCTGCCGGTCTCGCCAGTCGCGACACGCTGCGGCTCGAGGCGGGCATGCCGCTCTACGGCCACGAGCTCGGCCTTCAGATCATGCCGGCTCAGACCGGCCTGGGCAGGGTGGTTGCGCTCGACAAGCCGGTGGATTTCGTGGGCCGCGCCGCAAGCGAAGACGGCCCGGCAGCGGATGCCCCGGTGCTGGTCGGCCTCGCCGGCGACGGCAGGCGCGCCGCCCGCGCCGGGTACCCCGTCTTCCCGGCCGAGTCGACCGTCCCCATCGGCACCGTCACCTCGGGCGCGCTCTCGCCGACCCTCGGCCACCCCGTCGCGATGGCCTACGTGGCTCCGGCATACGCGAGGGCGGGCACCCGGCTGGCCGTCGACATCCGCGGCACCAAGCTCCCCTTCACCGTCGTCACGCTCCCGTTCTACAGCAGAAAGAAGAACTGATCATGGCCGTTCCCGAGGACCGCAACTACACCGCCGAGCACGAATGGGTGCGTTTCGACGGTGACACCGCCACCGTGGGCATCACGGCGTACGCCGCCGACAAGCTGGGCGACGTGGTTTTCGTCGAGCTGCCTGCCGTCGGCAGCACCGCCGTCGCCGGCAAGGTCGTGGGTGAGATCGAGTCGACCAAGTCGGTCGGCGAGATCTTCGCCCCGCTGAATGGCACCATCGCCGAGATCAACGACGCGGTAGTGGATGCGCCCGAGCTGGTCAACGGCGACCCGTTCGAGGCGGGCTGGCTCGTGAAGATCACGGTGCACGGCGGCGGTGCCGACGTGCCTGGGATGCTCAGCGCGGAGCAGTACACCGCTCTGGTCGGCGAGTAATCGCCGTGGCAGCGCCGTTCTCTTCCCGCCACATCGGCACGGATGCCGCCGCCCAGTCGGCCATGCTGGCCGTGCTCGGCTACGACACGGTCGACGAGCTCATGGAGGCGGCCGTTCCCGCATCCATACGTTCCGGCGACGACATCACGCTGGGGCTGCCTTCCGCGGCGACCGAGTCGGAGGCGCTCGCTGAACTGCGCGAGCTCGCCGCGAAGAACAGCGTGCGGCGCTCCATGATCGGACTCGGCTACTGCGGCACTATCACGCCGGCGGTCATCAAGCGCAACGTGCTTGAGAACCCCAGCTGGTACACGGCATACACGCCGTATCAGCCTGAGATCTCTCAGGGCCGCCTCGAGGCCCTCATCAACTTTCAGACCATGGTCGCCGATCTCACCGGGCTCGACATCGCCAACGCGTCCATGCTCGACGAGGGCACCGCGGTGGTCGAGGGCATGCTGCTGGCCCGCCGTGCCTCGAAGTCGGCATCGAATGTGTTTCTCGTCGACGCGGATGCCCTGCCCCAGACCAAGGCGCTGCTCGCCACCCGCGCATCCGCCGTCGGCATCGAACTGCACGAGACCGCATACGATCTCGACCCCACAACTGTCGATATGGATGTCTTCGGTGCCTTTATCCAGTACCCCGGCGCATCCGGCCGTCTCTGGA
It encodes:
- the gcvT gene encoding glycine cleavage system aminomethyltransferase GcvT, whose protein sequence is MSDPSPAAPPSPEPRLSPLHAAHVAAGASFTDFVGWQMPVRYSGDLAEHHAVRTTAGLFDLSHMAEILVIGKDAGVALDYALAGSISSLETGRAAYSLLLSASGGIIDDLVVYRTGEDRFMVVANAANREIVAAELHTRTSAFDAESFDESDDIALVAIQGPASLGILRELPNLAIEGGHPDGEDVAGVLGALRYYRAVSALLEGHPLLIARTGYTGEDGFELYLAPEQAPALWDALLELGADRGLVPAGLASRDTLRLEAGMPLYGHELGLQIMPAQTGLGRVVALDKPVDFVGRAASEDGPAADAPVLVGLAGDGRRAARAGYPVFPAESTVPIGTVTSGALSPTLGHPVAMAYVAPAYARAGTRLAVDIRGTKLPFTVVTLPFYSRKKN
- the gcvH gene encoding glycine cleavage system protein GcvH, which codes for MAVPEDRNYTAEHEWVRFDGDTATVGITAYAADKLGDVVFVELPAVGSTAVAGKVVGEIESTKSVGEIFAPLNGTIAEINDAVVDAPELVNGDPFEAGWLVKITVHGGGADVPGMLSAEQYTALVGE